From Schizosaccharomyces pombe strain 972h- genome assembly, chromosome: II, the proteins below share one genomic window:
- the taf10 gene encoding SAGA complex/transcription factor TFIID complex subunit Taf10, with product MSDINNNEPAENIEQPKQEPEDGNNSMSVDEQPETSSTNLPTGDNLAPMSVESPAHLNNEDSPKSDDSRERHGSNYVIEPHLELRDMAKDKTLENFLAQMDDYSPLIPDVLLDYYLSLSGFKCVDPRLKKLLGLTAQKFISDVAQDAYQYSKIRTGSSNASSTTFGAQNFGAGGASGIGSSGRRGDRGKTVLTVDDLSAALNEYGINLKRPDFFR from the coding sequence atgaGTGACATTAACAATAATGAGCCAGCTGAAAATATTGAACAGCCCAAGCAAGAACCAGAAGATGGAAATAATTCGATGAGTGTTGATGAACAACCCGAAACGTCTTCCACAAATCTGCCAACTGGTGACAATCTCGCCCCAATGAGTGTAGAATCCCCTGCACATTTAAATAACGAGGATTCTCCCAAAAGCGATGATTCTAGAGAAAGGCATGGCTCGAATTATGTTATAGAACCGCATTTAGAATTGCGAGATATGGCCAAAGACAAAACActtgaaaatttcttgGCCCAAATGGATGATTACTCTCCCTTAATTCCAGATGTGTTATTGGATTATTACCTCAGTTTATCTGGATTTAAATGTGTTGACCCACGCTTAAAAAAGCTTCTTGGTCTTACAgctcaaaaatttatttctgaTGTTGCTCAAGACGCCTATCAATATTCTAAAATCCGAACCGGTAGTAGCAATGCATCTTCAACTACGTTTGGTGCGCAGAATTTTGGAGCCGGAGGCGCTTCCGGGATTGGATCTAGCGGAAGAAGAGGTGACCGTGGAAAAACCGTGCTCACTGTAGATGACTTAAGTGCCGCTCTTAATGAATATGGaattaatttgaaaaggcCCGATTTCTTCCGTTAA
- a CDS encoding multiple inositol polyphosphate phosphatase: MQLCIISLWFLAAFIVNADNVQFEDYESNFFFKEHLGTLSPYHEPYFDGLDSAFPETCEIQQVHLLQRHGSRNPTGDVTATDVYSSQYLNNFQEKLLNGSIPVNFSYPENPLCFIKQWTPVIDAENADQLSSRGRLELFDLGRQLYQRYYKLFDSYVYDINTAEQERVVESAKWFTYGLFGDKMYEKTNFILISEGKAAGANSLSMYNACPVFKDNNFHKNATDAAHAVWRNIFIEPIVNRLAKYFDSSYKLTINDVRSLFYICEYEIAIKDHSDFCSIFTPSEFLNFEYDSDLDQAYGGGPVSEWASTLGGAYINNLADSLRNVTNPDFDRKVFLAFTHDSNIIPVEAALGFFPDITPQNPLPTDKNIYTYSQKTSSFVPFAGNLITELFFCSDSKYYVRHLVNQQVYPLIDCGYGPSGTSDGLCELQAYLNSPIRANSTSNGISIFNTECQARPTNVTIYF, from the coding sequence ATGCAGTTGTGTATCATTTCTCTCTGGTTCTTAGCTGCGTTCATCGTCAATGCCGATAATGTTCAGTTTGAGGATTAtgaaagcaattttttcttcaaggAACATCTCGGAACATTAAGTCCTTATCATGAGCCCTACTTTGATGGTCTTGATTCTGCTTTCCCTGAAACCTGTGAGATCCAACAagttcatcttcttcaacgTCACGGTTCCAGAAACCCAACGGGCGATGTAACTGCCACTGATGTATATAGTTcacaatatttaaataattttcaggaaaagcttttaaacGGCTCAATACCCGTAAACTTCAGCTACCCCGAGAATCCCTTATGTTTTATTAAGCAGTGGACTCCTGTAATAGATGCAGAAAATGCCGATCAACTTTCCAGCCGTGGTCGTCTCGAACTTTTCGACTTGGGTCGTCAGCTATACCAGCGTTACtataaactttttgatTCATACGTTTACGACATAAATACGGCTGAACAGGAACGTGTTGTTGAATCTGCAAAATGGTTTACTTATGGATTATTTGGTGATAAAATGTACgaaaaaaccaattttaTCCTTATTTCTGAAGGTAAGGCAGCAGGTGCCAACTCCTTATCCATGTACAACGCATGTCCCGTGTTTAAAGATAATAACTTTCATAAAAATGCAACTGATGCTGCCCATGCTGTATGGcgcaatatttttattgagCCCATTGTGAATCGTTTGGCTAAATATTTTGACAGCAGTTATAAACTTACGATCAATGACGTTCGTAGTCTCTTTTATATCTGCGAATATGAAATTGCTATAAAAGATCACAGTGATTTTTGTTCCATATTTACCCCATCAGAATTTTTGAACTTTGAATATGACTCAGATCTCGATCAGGCATATGGAGGTGGTCCTGTTTCCGAATGGGCTTCAACCTTAGGTGGGGCCTATATAAATAATCTTGCAGACTCACTTCGTAATGTGACTAATCCCGACTTCGATCGTAAAGTATTTTTAGCATTTACTCATGATTCTAATATCATTCCTGTGGAAGCTGCTTTGGGATTCTTTCCTGACATTACTCCGCAAAATCCTTTGCCGACtgataaaaacatttataCATACTCCCAGAAAACTTCTTCATTCGTTCCCTTCGCTGGAAATTTAATTACTGAGTTGTTCTTTTGTTCTGACAGCAAATATTATGTACGGCATCTCGTCAACCAGCAAGTTTATCCCCTTATCGATTGTGGGTATGGACCTAGTGGAACTTCTGATGGACTTTGCGAGTTACAGGCTTATTTGAATTCACCGATTCGGGCAAATTCTACCTCTAATGGTATTTCCATTTTCAACACAGAATGTCAAGCGCGTCCTACCAACGTTACCATTTACTTTTGA
- the dbp7 gene encoding ATP-dependent RNA helicase Dbp7, with protein MADEPLLLNFVVDNAQSRKPEALKSSRRWTDRARDRKRQKRNSNESSKSTVKRNSGTNGASTDYKNSQKEKVINPVFDPRKPAHELKGNKRDNTFVTSLFTGDDSEHFSQDVGQNLEDNQISNIGTTKEASNAPIKTTNFAGVQLDTQLADHLNNKMNISAPTAIQSCCLPALLNTDDKDAFIEAQTGSGKTLAYLLPIVQRLIRLPKNLHTRTSGIYAVIMAPTRELCQQIYNVANKLNNNPLSHWIVSCNVIGGEKKKSEKARIRKGVNILIGTPGRLADHLENTEALDVSQVRWVVLDEGDRLMDMGFEETLTKILSYLESQSSIIKKDLSIPSRKVTMLCSATMKDTVKRLSDSALKDALYLKSSIVEETNDGYSQAPEQLLQRYVVVPPKLRLVSLVALLRSHVRSYKKIIIFLSCSDSVDFHFEAFRCAINADEMEEAVKEKPDSEGDIISNAPALRIDGKSNVYRLHGSLSQQIRTSTLNLFSSSEDSGSHILLCTDVAARGLDLPNVDLVVQYDAPFSTDDYLHRIGRTARAGHNGAAIMFLLPKESEYINLLKSSVSANILEQPNGPSGLLSAGFSQGKTNTNDWQDRATEWQLELERFILENEPMRNIAKRAFTSYVRAYATHLSSERSIFNMRDLHLGHIAKSFALREAPGKISGANSSKPRKQGGSVDKGKSKSSKDIAALMHRKAMEHYSTEHNIG; from the coding sequence ATGGCGGACGAACCATTGCTTCTCAATTTTGTTGTTGATAATGCTCAATCAAGAAAGCCTGAAGCCTTGAAGTCTAGTCGTCGCTGGACTGATCGCGCTAGAGATAGAAAAAGGCAAAAACGCAATTCTAATGAATCATCAAAATCAACcgttaaaagaaattcagGCACAAATGGTGCTTCCActgattataaaaattcacaaaaggaaaaagtaataaatcCTGTGTTTGATCCTAGAAAACCAGCTCATGAGCTAAAAGGCAACAAGCGCGATAATACTTTTGTTACATCTTTGTTTACGGGTGATGATTCTGAGCATTTTTCACAGGACGTTGGTCAAAATCTTGAGGATAATCAAATTAGTAATATTGGGACTACAAAGGAGGCATCCAACGCACCTATTAAAACTACCAACTTTGCTGGTGTTCAATTAGATACTCAACTGGCTGatcatttaaataataaaatgaacATTAGCGCTCCCACTGCTATCCAAAGCTGTTGTCTTCCAGCATTGCTAAACACAGATGATAAGGATGCGTTCATTGAAGCACAAACCGGATCGGGTAAAACTTTGGCTTATTTACTACCAATTGTGCAACGATTGATTCGACTTCCTAAAAACTTACACACCCGTACTAGCGGTATATATGCTGTGATTATGGCTCCAACCCGGGAGTTATGCCAACAAATTTATAACGTTGCTAACAAGCTCAACAATAATCCGTTATCACACTGGATTGTCTCCTGTAATGTGATAGGTGgtgagaagaaaaaaagtgaaaagGCTCGCATACGAAAGGgtgttaatattttaattggAACGCCTGGTCGTTTGGCGGAtcatttagaaaatacGGAAGCACTGGATGTTAGTCAAGTACGATGGGTCGTTTTGGATGAAGGTGATAGGTTGATGGATATGGGGTTTGAAGAAACTTTGactaaaattttatcttaTTTGGAATCACAAAGCAGTATTATTAAGAAGGATCTCAGTATTCCTTCTCGTAAGGTTACAATGCTTTGCTCCGCTACAATGAAAGATACCGTAAAGCGTTTAAGTGATTCCGCTTTAAAAGATGCTTTGTACTTAAAATCATCTATTGTGGAGGAAACCAATGACGGTTATAGCCAGGCACCCGAGCAGCTTCTTCAAAGATATGTTGTTGTTCCTCCAAAACTGAGGCTTGTAAGCTTGGTTGCCCTATTGCGAAGTCATGTTAGATCatataagaaaataataatttttctttcttgtTCAGATAGTGTTGATTTTCACTTTGAAGCTTTTAGATGTGCGATAAACGCTGATGAAATGGAAGAGGCCGTGAAAGAGAAACCGGACTCTGAGGGTGATATCATTTCAAATGCTCCAGCTCTGAGAATAGATGGCAAATCAAATGTATACCGATTACACGGTTCCTTGTCTCAACAAATCAGGACTTCGACGCtgaatcttttttcttcaagtGAAGATTCTGGTTCACATATACTTTTGTGTACAGATGTGGCAGCCCGTGGTCTTGATCTGCCAAATGTTGATTTGGTTGTGCAGTATGATGCTCCGTTTAGTACCGACGATTATTTGCATAGAATTGGCAGAACAGCTAGGGCTGGACACAATGGTGCAGCTATTATGTTTTTACTCCCGAAGGAAAGTGAATATATTAATTTGTTAAAGTCTTCAGTTAGCGCTAATATATTGGAGCAGCCTAATGGTCCATCTGGGTTGTTGAGTGCTGGTTTTTCGCAAGGTAAAACAAACACCAATGATTGGCAAGATCGTGCAACAGAATGGCAGTTGGAATTGGAGCGTTTTatattagaaaatgaaCCTATGAGGAATATTGCAAAAAGGGCTTTTACTTCTTATGTGAGGGCTTATGCAACACATCTTTCATCAGAAAGAAGTATTTTTAACATGCGTGACCTTCATTTGGGACATATTGCTAAGTCCTTCGCTTTGCGAGAAGCGCCGGGCAAAATATCTGGTGcaaattcttcaaagcCAAGAAAGCAGGGTGGTTCGGTTGATAAAGGTAAAAGTAAATCATCGAAAGACATTGCTGCTTTGATGCACAGAAAAGCAATGGAACATTATTCAACGGAACACAATATAGGATAA
- the sfc6 gene encoding transcription factor TFIIIC subunit Sfc6, protein MGPKSKEYENPSSYKNDEDNDDDGDFVLENVMSEEDIEIETPSRNRKRVSTTRRTPSKPIRSQPLTPSSSKGAGNEPKSQNSSTTRGSAKKQSSKGLEEKLINSYGTHVESLNKGRRLIEIWKYYETAPGQSSFEGQTSSDSKLQTLLNLDGQQLLSYSENPFYLFEVKNLSISFHFESPQQVEPCQPVNPFKENPQKSGFVVNTGIPLSSVSWLPTNKETQFLAVGGMLKFSETTESVFMRTSGRNQIQLWKLENKTNFKSEFILYHDWGSVLQLEWCPTISVEDSILGFLAVVCSDGKLRVLRVPRSPVKFHVFVEQADFTFGFNDSLISCCTWVSPEHGDIHQILVGCSNGYLALWDILSSQECPLFYIPYHDSYIHNVVQCLDDFPWLFLTTAFDCYTRIFDIRDPIIDNRPLSHKRDICYTITWNNMLQSIISCSESQSVVIESLRGTSTQLLDERNGSIISLSNSKFHPFVACAASDGIVTIVNPFRLLGFSHKQKANVHRIFQLEYSEKQDSYRMLDGFRPRLPKAKKLDMYIYPWQIQVNKVEWNGNKGYAGWLASGMACGILRVEDLSAVERR, encoded by the exons ATGGGCCCTAAATCTAAGGAATACGAAAATCCAAGCTCTTATAAAAACGATGAAGATAATGATGATGACGGCGATTTTGTTTTAGAGAACGTTATGTCTGAAGAAGACATAGAAATAGAAACACCGTCAAGAAACCGAAAAAGGGTAAGTACTACTCGTCGAACCCCCTCAAAACCTATTAGAAGTCAACCTTTAACACCTTCATCTTCCAAAGGCGCTGGGAATGAACCGAAGAGTCAGAATTCTAGTACTACTCGTGGAAGTGCTAAAAAGCAAAGTTCAAAAGGTTTAGAAGAgaagttaataaattcttaCGGGACTCACGTTGaatctttaaataaaggaaGGAGGCTAATCGaaatttggaaatattATGAGACTGCTCCTGGTCAATCTTCCTTTGAAGGTCAGACGTCGTCTGATTCCAAGTTGCAAACACTTCTGAATCTCGACGGACAGCAGTTATTATCATATTCCgaaaatcctttttatttgtttgaagttaaaaatttaagcaTAAGTTTCCATTTTGAATCACCACAGCAAGTTGAACCCTGTCAACCGGTAAACCCTTTTAAGGAAAATCCACAGAAATCGGGGTTTGTGGTGAATACAGGGATTCCTTTATCGTCTGTTTCATGGTTACCAACAAATAAAGAAACACAGTTTTTAGCTGTAGGAGGGATGCTAAAATTTTCAGAAACTACTGAATCAGTATTTATGCGAACTTCTGGACGGAATCAAATTCAACTTTGGAAACTAGAAAACAAAACCAATTTTAAGTCGGAATTTATATTGTACCATGATTGGGGAAGTGTTCTTCAACTAGAGTGGTGCCCCACAATTTCGGTTGAAGATTCCATTCTTGGGTTTTTAGCAGTTGTCTGCAGCGATGGAAAGCTGCGCGTTCTTCGTGTACCTCGATCACCAGTAAAATTTCATG TATTCGTCGAACAAGCAGACTTTACTTTTGGATTTAATGATTCTCTTATTTCTTGTTGCACATGGGTTTCCCCAGAACATGGCGATATACATCAAATTTTGGTCGGCTGCTCTAACG GTTATTTAGCTCTGTGGGATATTTTGAGCAGCCAGGAATGTCCCCTTTTTTACATCCCATATCATGATTCTTACATACATAATGTAGTACAGTGCCTGGATGACTTTCCGTGGCTTTTTCTGACCACTGCATTTGATTGTTATACTCGAATATTTGATATTCGCGATCCCATAATTGATAATAGACCGCTTTCTCATAAACGAG ATATTTGTTACACAATCACTTGGAACAACATGTTGCAGTCGATTATCTCCTGTAGCGAATCTCAATCTGTGGTCATCGAATCTTTACGAGGCACTTCGACACAGTTATTAGATGAAAGAAACGGCTCAATAATATCTCTCTCAAACAGCAAGTTCCATCCTTTTGTAGCGTGTGCTGCTTCGGATGGAATAGTTACGATCGTCAATCCATTCCGTCTTTTGGGATTCTCTCACAAACAAAAAGCTAATGTGCATAGAATATTCCAGTTAGAATATAGCGAAAAACAGGATTCATATCGTATGTTAGATGGTTTTCGTCCAAGGCTTCCCAAAGCCAAAAAGCTAGACATGTATATTTATCCATGGCAAATCCAAGTGAACAAAGTCGAGTGGAATGGAAACAAAGGTTATGCTGGTTGGTTAGCTAGTGGTATGGCTTGCGGAATCCTACGAGTTGAAGATCTCTCAGCCGTTGAAAGAAGATGA
- the opi10 gene encoding hikeshi family nuclear import carrier Opi10: MFGAICAGRLVQTNLQQVADNQFVFQLDSAESLNHIVVFLLPNSPFPVGMGAKVYFQWPGKPFQFLGYLTNEKPSAIFRLKNTIQTLSENENCVGITAMLGISVEPLTNFTETPAVSTSASNVIAKPLPPVTSVAQKILTNLYNFLASFATSQLPPNSIGLGDLRPNDTFIPLRVFQDWHAKFLNKLSNNPNFLDSEDQI; this comes from the exons ATGTTTGGTGCCATCTGTGCTGGTCGATTAG TGCAAACGAATTTGCAACAAGTCGCCGATAATCAATTTGTCTTCCAACTAGACTCTGCGGAAAGCTTGAATCACATTGtggtttttcttttgccaAACTCTCCATTCCCAGTCGGAATGGGTGCTAAGGTTTACTTTCAATGGCCTGGAAAgccttttcaatttttagGTTATTTGACAAACGAAAAGCCTAGTGCAATTTTCCGTTTAAAAAACACCATACAAACTCTTTcggaaaatgaaaattgcGTTGGAATTACTGCCATGTTAGGTATTAGTGTAGAGCCTTTGACCAATTTCACAGAAACACCAGCTGTAAGCACTTCAGCATCGAATGTCATCGCCAAACCCTTACCTCCCGTAACTTCTGTTGcccaaaaaattttaaccaACTTATATAATTTCCTAGCAAGCTTTGCGACATCTCAACTTCCTCCCAACTCCATTGGGTTAGGTGACCTGCGGCCCAATGATACATTCATACCACTTCGAGTTTTTCAGGATTGGcatgcaaaatttttaaacaagtTATCAAATAATCCAAACTTTTTAGATTCTGAAGATCAGATTTGA
- the his5 gene encoding imidazoleglycerol-phosphate dehydratase His5, with the protein MRRAFVERNTNETKISVAIALDKAPLPEESNFIDELITSKHANQKGEQVIQVDTGIGFLDHMYHALAKHAGWSLRLYSRGDLIIDDHHTAEDTAIALGIAFKQAMGNFAGVKRFGHAYCPLDEALSRSVVDLSGRPYAVIDLGLKREKVGELSCEMIPHLLYSFSVAAGITLHVTCLYGSNDHHRAESAFKSLAVAMRAATSLTGSSEVPSTKGVL; encoded by the coding sequence ATGAGGAGGGCTTTTGTAGAAAGAAATACGAACGAAACGAAAATCAGCGTTGCCATCGCTTTGGACAAAGCTCCCTTACCTGAAGAGTCGAATTTTATTGATGAACTTATAACTTCCAAGCATGCAAACCAAAAGGGAGAACAAGTAATCCAAGTAGACACGGGAATTGGATTCTTGGATCACATGTATCATGCACTGGCTAAACATGCAGGCTGGAGCTTACGACTTTACTCAAGAGGTGATTTAATCATCGATGATCATCACACTGCAGAAGATACTGCTATTGCACTTGGTATTGCATTCAAGCAGGCTATGGGTAACTTTGCCGGCGTTAAAAGATTTGGACATGCTTATTGTCCACTTGACGAAGCTCTTTCTAGAAGCGTAGTTGACTTGTCGGGACGGCCCTATGCTGTTATCGATTTGGGATTAAAGCGTGAAAAGGTTGGGGAATTGTCCTGTGAAATGATCCCTCACTTACTATATTCCTTTTCGGTAGCAGCTGGAATTACTTTGCATGTTACCTGCTTATATGGTAGTAATGACCATCATCGTGCTGAAAGCGCTTTTAAATCTCTGGCTGTTGCCATGCGCGCGGCTACTAGTCTTACTGGAAGTTCTGAAGTCCCAAGCACGAAGGGAGTGTTGTAA
- a CDS encoding DHRS family dehydrogenase, which produces MLNHILLLVISLVCAALTLSWFPLLFRKQSYSCAKGLIVITGGSGILGHAIIQEALDRGFSVASLDSTEPASFLQYNSKFSALKCNITKDKDVEGCVHSLKKMNRTPFALINAAAIAPKNHLLSISRQELQKCFETNVIGQLAITSALFPLLLQDPNPHVVNIASSLAYFSAMGVGAYSSSKAALVSLHETLEEEVLSQHPNFKFSLYVLGQIKSTMFEKDTPNRVLAPLLEPQNLAKIIIQNLYTNKSGRFYYPFYARFMPLLRFFPLPIQKLARLFSGMDKIYS; this is translated from the exons ATGTTGAAtcatatattattattggTGATTTCGCTTGTTTGTGCTGCCTTAACCCTTTCTTGGTTTCCTCTACTTTTCAGGAAACAATCCTATTCATGTGCTAAAGGACTGATTGTGATAACAGGAGGAAGTGGGATTCTTGGTCATGCTATTATTCAAGAGGCGTTGGATAGAGGCTTCAGCGTCGCCTCTTTGGACAGTACTGAGCCTGCATCTTTTCTACAGTACAATTCTAAATTTAGTGCTTTGAAATGTAATATTACCAAAGATAAGGACGTAGAAGGATGTGTccattctttgaaaaagatgaacAGGACCCCTTTTGCTCTGATCAATGCTGCAGCTATTGCtccaaaaaatcatttgcTGTCTATATCAAGACAAGAATTACAAAA ATGCTTTGAAACAAATGTGATCGGACAGCTGGCAATTACATCTGCATTATTTCCTCTCCTTTTACAAGATCCAAATCCTCATGTGGTCAACATAGCATCCTCCTTGGCTTATTTTAGTGCGATGGGAGTCG GTGCCTATTCATCTTCAAAAGCGGCACTAGTTTCGCTACATGAAACATTAGAGGAAGAGGTTTTATCACAGCATCCCAACTTCAAGTTTTCTCTTTATGTTTTAGGGCAAATTAAATCTACAATGTTCGAAAAAGATACCCCAAACAGAGTATTAGCCCCTCTACTAGAACCTCAAAACTTagcaaaaattattattcaaaactTATATACAAACAAATCGGGTCGTTTTTACTATCCATTTTACGCACGTTTTATGCCTCTACTGAGGTTTTTCCCACTTccaatacaaaaattggCTCGTCTATTTAGTGGCATggataaaatttattcataa